Genomic DNA from Hymenobacter jejuensis:
TGCACAATATCTTCTTTTCGCAAGATTACAAGCGCGAATTCGACGCCATCTTTCAGGATAAAACGGTGGCCGCCGACCCCACGGTGTACGTCAACATCACGTCCAAATGCTCGCCTGCCGATGCGCCCGCCGGCCACGAGAACTGGTTTGTAATGGTGAATGTGCCCCACGACGAAGGCCAGGACTGGGCAGCGCTTACCGCGCATACGCGCCAAGCCGTGCTGAAACGGGTAGGTAAGGCGCTGGGCCGCGACATCGAACCGCTCATCCGAAGCGAGCGCGTCTGGACGCCGCCGGGCATTGCCGCGGATACCTCGTCGTTTGGCGGTGCCCTGTACGGCAGCAGTTCCAATAATATGCTGGCGGCATTTCTCCGCCATCCCAATTTTTCGCGTAAACTAGAAGGTCTCTACTTTTGCGGCGGCTCCGTGCATCCGGGCGGCGGCATTCCGCTGTGCCTGCTCTCCGCCAAAATTGTCGCGGGCCTAATCTCTACCCGATAAAGGTGGAGTGAAAAACGCGACATAACAACGTATTTTCATAAATGATTGATTATCAATTATTTATGAAAATACGTTCAATATTCAGAACTCAACATTCAAAATTTCAACCAAGCGTGCCCTTTACGGACCCAACTCAACAGCCGCCTGCCGCTACTGCCGTAGCTCTCGAAGCGCGTCAGCGCCGCCTGCGCATGGCGCAGGGGGTACTTCTTCTTTTTCACGTAACGGGCTTTCTGGGCCTGGGCTTTTCCAAAGATCCGAGCTTCTACCTGCAATTCGTGCCGCTCAACCTGCTGCTGACGGCGGTGTTGCTGCTGGCTTTTCAGCCCGACCGGAGCGCCACGTTTGCCTGGTTTTGCTTCACCGTAATGGCGGTGGGCTTTTTTGTGGAAGTGGCCGGCATCCGCACCGGAATCATTTTTGGCCATTACCAATACGGCGACGTGCTGGGTTTGAAATGGCTGAACGTGCCGCTGCTCATTGGGCTTAACTGGCTGATGCTAACCTACATGACGGGCGTGTTGGCGCGTTACCTGCCGGGGCCCGGCTTCGTGCGGGCTGTGGTAGCTACTCTGCTTATGGTGGGTATGGACGTGTGCATCGAGCCAGTGGCCGTGCGCTACGGCTTCTGGACCTGGGATTTCAACGTGATCCCGCTTCAGAATTTCAAGGCGTGGTTTTGCGTAGCGCTTATCTTGCAGGTGTATTTCAACCGCAACAATTTCGTCAAGCGCAACGCGCTGGTGCCCTTCGTCTACTTGTTGCAGCTCCTGTTCTTTTTCGGGTTGGGATTGGTAGGCTAAGGGAATTGCAATTTTTGTAGGAGAGCCTGCTTTTTTTTTGCTTTTTGAGTGCCGCTTTCCACCCCTCTATGCAACCAAATTTAAAGTCAACGCTACTGGACGAGGTTCAGCAGCTATTTCATCGGCATGGTGTGCGTGCGCTCTCCGAAGACCAGATCATCACTTCATTGAGCATCTCGCCGGCCACGTTCTACGAGATGTTTCAGGACAAAAACGACCTCGTAGACCAAGCGGCCCGGCACGATCTGGAGCGGCAGAAGCGGGAGCATGCGGCCATGTTTGCCAAGGCGGGCAGTCCCGTCGAGCGCATTTTGCTACTGCTGCAACACGGCATCAAAGAGCTACGGAACATTCCCGGCACCTTGTATTCCGAAATCCAGCAAGATCACCCCCAGACGTGGGCGATGATGCTGGACCATTTGGCCACGTATTCGTATCCGCAGATTCATAACCTGTTGAATGACGGGATCTTGCAGAAGCAATTTCGCAGCGACATCAACATCGAGCTGGTCACCAAAATCATTCTGGAGCAAGTAAATCTGCTGCTCAACGCCGATATATTTCCGCCCTCGCGCTACAATTTATCGGAGGTATTTCGCAGCATCTACCTCTATTACATTCGCGGCATCTGCACCGATGAAGGCTTTAAGCTCGTGGCTGCGCACTTCTCCAAGGCGTAATTACTTGAACTTCGTGACCAAAAATGGCCGCTGCAACTTAGGTTACAGCGGCCATTTGGCTTTTGGGCAAGGCCGGTTTAGTTGAGCGAAACGCGCACCTTTTTGGTGAACTCGCGCATGGCATCCTTAAACTCGGAGCCATTGTCCTGCATGTGGTTCAGGATGAAGATGGCGGCAAACACGTGCGTGAGCTTTTCGCCTTCGTCTTCGCCTTCTACTTCAAAAGAGGGTTCGCGCTCCTCGAGCAGCGCTTCTTCGGCGGCTACCAGCACGGGCAGCGGTTGCGTCTCGACGAGGCGCTTGATGGCGGGCATTTTCATAACCTCTTGATTTAGTTGAGGTTAGAAATAAGGCTTACAACGGCCTCTTCCTTGCTGGCCGAAACGGTTTCTACCAGCTCGCCTTGTTTGAAGATGGCAAAGAAGGGCAGCGTCGTGACGCTGGCCAGCTTGCGGGCCTCGGGGCTCGTTTCGGCGTTCACGTCGAGGAAGGCGATGTTCTGAAACTGCTCGGTTTCGGAGAGACGCTTGAATTTGGGCGAGAATAGGCGGCAGTTGCCGCACCAATCGGCGTAGTATTTCACAACTACTTTCTCGTTGTCGGCGAGAAGCTGGCGGAAGTCTGCGTCGGTTGCTTTTGTAACAGGCATAAAACTTTGAAAACGTGAAGAAGCTGGTAAAAGGGCAGGCAGATGAGAATAGTTCTTACCTGGCGACAAAGCTAAAGCCTTTTCGGGTGAAAAAGGTTGTGAAAAATACCAAGTAAGCTGTGCGTCCAACTTCCCCTGCGGCCTCACGTTTGTAGCAACTACCGGTTCCGGGCGGCTTTTCTACAGGGCAGATGAGGGCGTTGCGACCTCGCCGTCAGTGCTGTAAATAAGCTGTGTGCCTGGGTTAACTGGCTCTATAAATTGCTCATATGCAGAATATTATCTTTTTTGGCGACAGCCTTACGGCCGGATATGGCTTGCCTGCCAGCGCGGCTTTCCCAACGTTGCTCCAGCAGCGCATCGACTCCCTAGAGCTTCCGTACAAAGCCATCAACTACGGCGTGAGTGGAGAAACCACAGCCGGCGGCCGGCAGCGCATTGCCAGTGTGTTGCAGCGCCAGCCCGTCGATGTGTTTGTACTGGAGCTGGGTGCCAACGACGGCTTGCGGGGCATCCCAGTCCGCGAAACCATCCAAAATCTGCAGGCCATCCTCGATCAGGTGCAGCTAAAATATCCGGCCGCGCAGATTGTGCTGGTTGGGTTGGAGTTCCCGTTCGACCTCAGCGCTTTCGGCAGCCATCAATATGGCCGGTATGCTGCCGAATTCAAGGCGCTTTTTCGCACGCTCGCCGAAAAGAATCAAGTGGCGTTTGTGCCTTTTCTGCTGCAAAGCGTACTCGGCCGCCGCGACCTAAACCTTCCCGACGGCGTGCATCCCAACGCCGAAGGCTATAAGATCGTGGCCAACAACGTGTGGGCGGTGCTGGAGCCTCTCTTACAAGCCAGTAGCTCGTTTTCTGGGTAGCAAAGCCAAAGGTGCCGCATGCGCATAGCCCTCAAGCGCTTTTCTATCACTTGGGGATATGTGCTTCTTAATGAATGGATTGCGAATCCTGCTCGGTTACCTCGTGCGGCAAGGCCTGTAACACTTGCTCGATGTGCGCAATGAGGCTTAGCACGATAGCGCGCAACTGTTCGGCTTCGGCCGGGTTAGGGTTACTGGCCTGCCGCAAGCGCTCTAGCTGCTGAAGCGGCTCTTCCGCGCCGGCTATTCCCAACGACAGCAGGTTGGGCTTGATGTGATGCAGCAGCTCCGCCGCTTTGGGCCACAAGCCGGCTTCTGCTGCCACGCGCAATTCTTCGAGGCTCACCGGAATATTGGTGAGAAACGAGCGGATAATCTTGGCCACAAACGCCTCCCGCCCGCGCGACAACTCGCGCAAATGCGTTAGGTCGTATAGCGGGGCGGGCGGCGGGGTATTTAGTAGGGCCTCTAGCTTTTGGAACAGGTCTTCTTCCTCGAAAGGTTTGGCCAGGCAATCGTTCATGCCGGCCGCTAGATATTGCTCATTATCAGACCGAAAGGCATTGGCGGTAAGAGCCAGAATGGGCGTGGCGGCCCGGCGCGGGTCGGGGTGGCGGCGTAGGTGGGCCGTGGTTTCCAACCCATTCATGCCGGGCATCTGAATGTCCATGAGCACCACGTCGTAGGTATAATGCTTGAACAACGCCACGGCCAAGTTGCCATCGGCCGCCTCGTCTACCTGAACGCCCCAGTCTTCCAGAAATAAGCGGGCCACATCGCGGTTAATTTCGTTGTCTTCCACCAGCAACACGCGCTTGCCCGCCAACCGAGTGGTATCGGTGTTTTTCGGGCGTTCTACGGGCACCGACAGCGGTGCGCGCGGCAGGCTAAGTGTAAACGCAAACGTGCTGCCCTTGCCTAGTTCGCTTTCCAGATGCAGCGTGCCGCCCATTTGGGCCACCAGCGCCCGGCTGATGCTCAGTCCTAGGCCCGTGCCGCCGTAGTTGCGGGTGGTATCGGTGTAGGCTTGGGTGAAATCTTCGAAAATGTGAGCTTTTTTGTCTTCCGGGATGCCGATGCCGGTATCGGCCACGCTAAACTGTACGGTCAGCTGCGAATCGGTCTCGGCCAGCAACAGTCCTTTCACGGTGATGCTGCCCTGTTTCGTGAACTTGACTGCGTTCGCGACCAAGTTTATAAGTATCTGATTGATACGGTATTGGTCGCCGACCACCCACGGCAGCGGGCAGCTTAGGCGTAGTGGCGTTGCGTAGAAGGCCAAGCCTTTTTCGGCAGCTTGTAGCGCCAGCGGCTGCACGGCTTGTCCCATCGAATCGCAGAGGTTGAAGGCCGTTTGATCCAATTCCAGCTTGCCCGACGTGATCTTGGCCATGTCGAGCACATCGTTGAGCACGGCCAGCAAGTGCTGCCCCGACGAGCGAATAACGTTTAGCTGCTGTTGCTGTATTGGGCTTAACTGACTCTTGGCTAGCAAGTTGGCATAGCCCAAAATGCCGTTCATAGGCGTCCGGATTTCGTGGCTCATGTTGGCCAGAAAGTTTTCGCGGGCGCGGGCGGTGGCTTCGGCTTCGTAGCGGGCGCGCTTCATTTCTTTCTCGGCCAAAATGCGCTCCGTGATGTCGTGGGCGTGGGAAAGGACGTACGGCGCGTGATTGGTTTCCTGAACGAGGTAGTTGCGATAGTGCACGTACCGAAGTTCAGTGCTGCCATCGGGCAGGATGCGCTGGAGTCCGGTAACCTCTTGGTTAGTAATGATTTGCTGTAGATATTCCGCGAAGCCGTCTTGGTCTTCTGCGGGCATGGTGGCCGCCAAGCTACGCCCGACAATTGCCTCGGCCGGCCGGTTGAGCAACGTAGCCAACGCCGGATTGACGGAGAGCACGTTGCCGTTGAGATCGTGCGTACAGATCAGGGCCTGCGCGTAGTGCATCAGGTCGCGGTACTGCTTTTCGCTGCGTTGCAGGGTTTCCTGAATCCGCTTCAGAGCGGTGATATTCGTGCTCACCGCCAACACTTCCACCGACCCGTCCGGGCGCTCGATGGGACGTCTAACGGTTTGAAAATAAAGCACTTCGCCCGAGGGCAGCGTGAACGGATCTTCCGATACAATTTCTTCGCGCGTGTCGCGTACGTACGACTCGGCCGCGGCATAAATCTGTCGTTCCTGCGCCTGTATCGATGCTTGCGGGTAGCTCTGGTCGTAATCCTCCAGCCGCTCGCCCAGTGCGCGCAGCTGCTTCATGCCGCGGTTCTGGAAGGTGAAGCGGCCCGTGGCGTCCCGCACGTAGATCATGCTGGGATTGGTATCCAGTACCTGATTTGCAAACTCTTGCTGTTCAAGTAGTTGCAGCTCGCTTTGACGGAGCTTTTCTTCGGCTAAATAGCGCTCTGTTACGTCGAGGCCGTAGCCCAGCATCATCCGGAGCGAGCCATCGGCGTGAAGGATTACCTTGAAGTTGCGCTGGTGGTAGCGGGCGCCATCCTCGGAAGGGGTTTCTTCAATCCA
This window encodes:
- a CDS encoding carotenoid biosynthesis protein; the protein is MPFTDPTQQPPAATAVALEARQRRLRMAQGVLLLFHVTGFLGLGFSKDPSFYLQFVPLNLLLTAVLLLAFQPDRSATFAWFCFTVMAVGFFVEVAGIRTGIIFGHYQYGDVLGLKWLNVPLLIGLNWLMLTYMTGVLARYLPGPGFVRAVVATLLMVGMDVCIEPVAVRYGFWTWDFNVIPLQNFKAWFCVALILQVYFNRNNFVKRNALVPFVYLLQLLFFFGLGLVG
- a CDS encoding TetR/AcrR family transcriptional regulator, with translation MQPNLKSTLLDEVQQLFHRHGVRALSEDQIITSLSISPATFYEMFQDKNDLVDQAARHDLERQKREHAAMFAKAGSPVERILLLLQHGIKELRNIPGTLYSEIQQDHPQTWAMMLDHLATYSYPQIHNLLNDGILQKQFRSDINIELVTKIILEQVNLLLNADIFPPSRYNLSEVFRSIYLYYIRGICTDEGFKLVAAHFSKA
- a CDS encoding DUF6952 family protein, with protein sequence MKMPAIKRLVETQPLPVLVAAEEALLEEREPSFEVEGEDEGEKLTHVFAAIFILNHMQDNGSEFKDAMREFTKKVRVSLN
- a CDS encoding thioredoxin family protein, with protein sequence MPVTKATDADFRQLLADNEKVVVKYYADWCGNCRLFSPKFKRLSETEQFQNIAFLDVNAETSPEARKLASVTTLPFFAIFKQGELVETVSASKEEAVVSLISNLN
- a CDS encoding arylesterase, translating into MQNIIFFGDSLTAGYGLPASAAFPTLLQQRIDSLELPYKAINYGVSGETTAGGRQRIASVLQRQPVDVFVLELGANDGLRGIPVRETIQNLQAILDQVQLKYPAAQIVLVGLEFPFDLSAFGSHQYGRYAAEFKALFRTLAEKNQVAFVPFLLQSVLGRRDLNLPDGVHPNAEGYKIVANNVWAVLEPLLQASSSFSG
- a CDS encoding response regulator, which produces MSASLSLSASKEDLLAALIQAENRIQQLESALAQAPAAQTSASAGTDAQLAEQRSFYETILAELPVEIVVLDEAQRYLYANPHAVADPAARQWLLGHTLTDYCTQYGHPLAYAEQRQAKFTQALGNQQSISWIEETPSEDGARYHQRNFKVILHADGSLRMMLGYGLDVTERYLAEEKLRQSELQLLEQQEFANQVLDTNPSMIYVRDATGRFTFQNRGMKQLRALGERLEDYDQSYPQASIQAQERQIYAAAESYVRDTREEIVSEDPFTLPSGEVLYFQTVRRPIERPDGSVEVLAVSTNITALKRIQETLQRSEKQYRDLMHYAQALICTHDLNGNVLSVNPALATLLNRPAEAIVGRSLAATMPAEDQDGFAEYLQQIITNQEVTGLQRILPDGSTELRYVHYRNYLVQETNHAPYVLSHAHDITERILAEKEMKRARYEAEATARARENFLANMSHEIRTPMNGILGYANLLAKSQLSPIQQQQLNVIRSSGQHLLAVLNDVLDMAKITSGKLELDQTAFNLCDSMGQAVQPLALQAAEKGLAFYATPLRLSCPLPWVVGDQYRINQILINLVANAVKFTKQGSITVKGLLLAETDSQLTVQFSVADTGIGIPEDKKAHIFEDFTQAYTDTTRNYGGTGLGLSISRALVAQMGGTLHLESELGKGSTFAFTLSLPRAPLSVPVERPKNTDTTRLAGKRVLLVEDNEINRDVARLFLEDWGVQVDEAADGNLAVALFKHYTYDVVLMDIQMPGMNGLETTAHLRRHPDPRRAATPILALTANAFRSDNEQYLAAGMNDCLAKPFEEEDLFQKLEALLNTPPPAPLYDLTHLRELSRGREAFVAKIIRSFLTNIPVSLEELRVAAEAGLWPKAAELLHHIKPNLLSLGIAGAEEPLQQLERLRQASNPNPAEAEQLRAIVLSLIAHIEQVLQALPHEVTEQDSQSIH